From a region of the Streptacidiphilus albus JL83 genome:
- the thyX gene encoding FAD-dependent thymidylate synthase: METREHPEIVFRDDVTVELVRSSAQDADVLFAARVSTAGEQSLDELQKDPARSKGLINYLMRDRHGTPFEHNSMTFLVSAPIFVFREFQRHRVGFSYNEESGRYRELQPVFYVPAPERKLVQKGRPGKYEFFEGTPEQYKSVTAAMEDSYRRSYDAYQAMLAEGVAREVARAVLPVGLFSSMYATCNARSLMHFLSLRTKDDRAKVPSFPQREIEMVAEKMELEWAALMPLTHTAFNEHGRVAP, from the coding sequence GTGGAGACACGGGAGCATCCCGAGATCGTCTTCCGTGACGATGTCACCGTCGAGCTGGTTCGCAGCAGCGCGCAGGACGCCGACGTGCTGTTCGCCGCCCGGGTCTCCACCGCCGGCGAGCAGTCCCTGGACGAGCTGCAGAAGGACCCGGCGCGCTCCAAGGGGCTGATCAACTACCTGATGCGGGACCGCCACGGCACCCCGTTCGAGCACAACTCGATGACCTTCCTGGTCAGCGCCCCGATCTTCGTCTTCCGGGAGTTCCAGCGACACCGTGTCGGCTTCTCCTACAACGAGGAGAGCGGTCGCTACCGCGAGCTGCAGCCGGTCTTCTACGTGCCCGCGCCCGAGCGCAAGCTCGTCCAGAAGGGCCGTCCCGGGAAGTACGAGTTCTTCGAGGGCACGCCCGAGCAGTACAAGAGCGTGACCGCGGCGATGGAGGACTCCTACCGCCGGTCGTACGACGCCTACCAGGCGATGCTGGCCGAGGGCGTGGCCCGCGAGGTCGCCCGCGCGGTGCTCCCGGTGGGCCTGTTCTCCTCGATGTACGCCACCTGCAACGCCCGCTCGCTGATGCACTTCCTTTCGTTGCGGACCAAGGACGACCGGGCCAAGGTGCCGTCCTTCCCGCAGCGGGAGATCGAGATGGTCGCCGAGAAGATGGAGCTGGAGTGGGCCGCGCTGATGCCGCTGACCCACACTGCCTTCAACGAGCACGGCCGGGTCGCGCCCTGA